The sequence GGTGGAAGTCCTGCAGGAGGTACTTATTCCGGGCCAAATGTAAATGGTGGCAATTTTAATGCTCAAGCAGCAGGTTTTGGTACTTATACTATTACCTATACCTATACGGATGGTATAACTGGTTGTACAGATTCTGCTACCCAGCCCATTGCCGTAGATTCGTGCCCTCTGGTTGGAGTAATGGAACTATTTGATGCAGCTAACAGCATCAGGCTGTATCCTAACCCAACTGCCGGTGTAATAAATATTGATGTAGAGGCTGATATGAAAGTAGCATCAATCAAGGTTTACAATATTATTGGGAGCTTGGTTGTTGAGGTTACTAATAACAGTGGTTTGAATAATGATCATTATTCCATTGATCTTTCAACTCAGCCAAAAGGCACTTACCTGGTAAAGATTCAAACCGCAGAGGAGGTAATAGTTAGAAAATTAAATCTTAATTTTTGATCTCCGAAAGTATCATAAAAATAGGGGCTGAATTGTATTTGGCCCCTTTTTTTTGTTAATAGATATTAAAAAAGAAAATTAACTATAGTAATGCCAAAAAGTTTTAAAGATTATAGAGCATCCAAATACAACTGCTTAAAATCCTCCCTTGTAACTTTTCTCGGATTGCACGGATGACAAAAATCATCCACCGCCAGGTCAGTGAGCTGTTCTATATGTTCCTTTTTCACACCTGCTTCCCCTAATTTAGCAGGGAGCCCGATCTTTTGGTTGAGTTCAAGAAGTGCGCTAACTACCGATTCTCCATCTAAACTTGTCAATCCCATTGCATTGGCAATTCGTTTGTAGGTCGGATTGATAATCCGACCAATAAATGGATCTTCCTGCCCCGGTATATTAAATTGCATCCCATAAGGTAAATTGATAGCAATTGCCAACCCATGATGCATATTTAGTAAAGTAGAAAGCGGGTGTGCTAATGAATGTACTACGCCCAACCCTTTTTGAAAAGCAACGGCACCCATCAGCGAAGCGATCATCATCTTGCTGCGGGATTCAGGAAGTGGCTTATTTACGGCATTATCAAGCGATCCGGAGATCAGCCTTATACCCTCAAGGGCAATACCATCGCATAAAGGATGAAAACCACGGGCAAGGAAGGCTTCCATATTATGTGAAAGGGCGTCCATACCGGTGGCTGCCGTTATAAACGGGGGTAAATCATAGGTTAGCTCCGGGTCAGCAAAAACCATCTTTGCCACCAGCTTGTGATGAAACAGGATGCGTTTTTTCTTTGTCTGTTCTTCTGAGATCACAGCGCTTCTCCCTACTTCACTGCCTGTGCCGGCTGTAGTGGGTACCGTAATAAAATGAGGAACAGGTTCTGTTACATATTTTGAGCCTCCGACCAGGTCATCATAATCAAAGAGATCTCTGTGGTGGTTAATCCTCAAAACGATTGCCCTTGCAACGTCCATGGCTGCACCCCCGCCAATGCCAATAACCGAATCCCGCTTTGATTGATGATAAGCATCTCCTCCTTTTAAGACATCAGATTTTACAGGGTTTTTGTGGATGTCACAAAATATTTCCAGCTTTAGTTGTTGTCTTTTTAAATCTTCAACAATCTTTTTGAAAAAATCCAGTTCAGCTACATTAGGGTCTGTTACGATTAGTGGATGAGATAAATTTTGGTCTTTCAGATAAGGCGCTAATTCTTTTATGACACCAGGTCCAAATCTTATGTCAGTAGGAAAACTGTATGAATATTTCATGGATTACAGATTGTTCCATTGATTAAGGTTAATTTTTCTTCCGATAGTTTTTTATTTAAATCCACACCCGCTATTACGGGTAATCTATGACCTAATTTCAGCCCAACAAAAATCCAATCTTCCAGGGTAGAACGTAATTCAATTTGACATTCCTTTAGAGTTTTTCCAAAAGCTATTACTCCTTTGCAATTTGGAATTTTCCCTGCAAAACTTCCATCTTCAAGTTTGTCATAAATGGCTTTTGAAATTGCGTTTTCAATATAGTTGGTTAAAATAAATTTATATGACATGGTAAGAACTTTTATTTTTATACAAATTTACGTTTTTTCTTATAATTTGTTTTATTTTGCTAATAAGATTCAAATAATCTCAAAATACCTCTTTAATTCCCAATTAGTAACCGCTTTGGCATCTTTTTCTTTGCCCTGACGCTCAGATTTAGCTTTTTCAAATTGCTGCCATTCCCATTCCCGTGTTTGTACAAAATGATTAACAAAACCTTCTCCAAACAGCTCTTTAGCCAGATCGGATTTTTTCATTGCCTGGGTTGCTTCTACTAGATTTTTTGGAAGCTTGCCATATTTAAAATCTTCGTATCCGTTCCCTGTTGTTTGAGGCTGGTCAAGCTTTAGCGCTTTTTTAATGCCATACAAACCACTCGCCAGGCAGGCAGCCATAGTCAGGTAAGGGTTTATATCCGAACCGGGTACCCTGGTTTCAAGGCGTGCTGATTTTTCGCTGCTAGTCAGAACCCTTAAAGCTGTGGTGCGGTTATCCATACCCCAGGTAAGCGTGGTAGGCGCCCAGGCTCCTTCCACCAGGCGTTTATAGCTGTTAACGGTTGGAGCATACATGGGCAATATATGTGGCAAACAATGTAACTGTCCTGCCACATAGCTTTTAAAGAGTTCACTCATCCTGTTTTTGTCTGCTTTTTTATAAAATAAATTTTTTTTGC is a genomic window of Cytophagales bacterium containing:
- a CDS encoding iron-containing alcohol dehydrogenase; translation: MKYSYSFPTDIRFGPGVIKELAPYLKDQNLSHPLIVTDPNVAELDFFKKIVEDLKRQQLKLEIFCDIHKNPVKSDVLKGGDAYHQSKRDSVIGIGGGAAMDVARAIVLRINHHRDLFDYDDLVGGSKYVTEPVPHFITVPTTAGTGSEVGRSAVISEEQTKKKRILFHHKLVAKMVFADPELTYDLPPFITAATGMDALSHNMEAFLARGFHPLCDGIALEGIRLISGSLDNAVNKPLPESRSKMMIASLMGAVAFQKGLGVVHSLAHPLSTLLNMHHGLAIAINLPYGMQFNIPGQEDPFIGRIINPTYKRIANAMGLTSLDGESVVSALLELNQKIGLPAKLGEAGVKKEHIEQLTDLAVDDFCHPCNPRKVTREDFKQLYLDAL
- a CDS encoding type II toxin-antitoxin system HicB family antitoxin, encoding MLTNYIENAISKAIYDKLEDGSFAGKIPNCKGVIAFGKTLKECQIELRSTLEDWIFVGLKLGHRLPVIAGVDLNKKLSEEKLTLINGTICNP